The DNA region TGGATGTTCAGCGAGTCCTTGAAACCGCTGGCCTTTACGCTGCCGTCGTCGTCCCTCACGACGACCGCCACGTCACGAGGCACCTCGATGCGGTGCTTGGCCGAGCAGTCGGCGACCACACCCGAGCAGTGCATACGGAGCTTGAGCGTGTCGTCCTCCATCGCCCAGGTCACCTTGGGGTCCCCACCGATCGCGACCCGGCCCTCGAACCAGCGCGTCACCTGGACCTTGTCTACGTCCGAGGCGACCAGTTCGAGCGACGAGTCGTCGGAGTCGACGGTCAGCGTCCGCCCACTGAGCGCGAAGGAACGCTTCTCCGGGTCCTTGTCGTCCCCCGCACTGGCCCCGCACCCGGTGGCGAACACGCCGACGGCGACAACACCCACACCGACAGCGACCAGCGAACGCCGCCGCCCTCCGC from Streptomyces sp. NBC_00258 includes:
- a CDS encoding DUF4097 family beta strand repeat-containing protein, translating into MSGFQRPSSKRPASSGAGSAGGRAVGGGRRRSLVAVGVGVVAVGVFATGCGASAGDDKDPEKRSFALSGRTLTVDSDDSSLELVASDVDKVQVTRWFEGRVAIGGDPKVTWAMEDDTLKLRMHCSGVVADCSAKHRIEVPRDVAVVVRDDDGSVKASGFKDSLNIHTKDGSVRVEDVAGALTLRTDDGSVEATGVDSRRVDVNTRDGSVRLDLTVVPDRVSARGDDGSLTIGLPDATYRVATGTDDGAVDVSVPRDERSSHVVSAHTKDGKVTVRTAN